Proteins co-encoded in one Erinaceus europaeus chromosome 2, mEriEur2.1, whole genome shotgun sequence genomic window:
- the RPS11 gene encoding small ribosomal subunit protein uS17 → MADIQTERAYQKQPTIFQNKKRVLLGETGKEKLPRYYKNIGLGFKTPKEAIEGTYIDKKCPFTGNVSIRGRILSGVVTKMKMQRTIVIRRDYLHYIRKYNRFEKRHKNMSVHLSPCFRDVQIGDIVTVGECRPLSKTVRFNVLKVTKAAGTKKQFQKF, encoded by the exons ACCGAGCGTGCCTACCAGAAGCAGCCGACCATCTTTCAAAATAAGAAGAGGGTCCTGCTCGGGGAGACCGGCAAGGAGAAGCTGCCCAGGTACTACAAGAACATCGGCCTCGGCTTCAAGACGCCCAAGGAG GCCATCGAGGGCACCTACATCGACAAGAAATGCCCCTTCACCGGAAATGTCTCCATTCGGGGCCGGATCCTGTCTG GCGTGGTGACCAAGATGAAGATGCAGAGGACCATCGTCATCCGCCGCGACTACCTGCACTACATCAGGAAGTACAACCGCTTTGAGAAGCGTCACAAGAACATGTCCGTCCACCTGTCCCCCTGCTTCAG GGACGTCCAGATTGGCGACATCGTCACGGTGGGCGAGTGCCGGCCCCTGAGCAAGACCGTGCGCTTCAACGTGCTCAAGGTGACCAAGGCTGCCGGCACCAAGAAGCAGTTCCAGAAGTTCTGA